One genomic region from Halococcus qingdaonensis encodes:
- the lysW gene encoding lysine biosynthesis protein LysW, which yields MANCPECGAELSLHDDVETGEIIDCGTCGGELEVVATGPVELETAPELEEDWGE from the coding sequence ATGGCGAACTGTCCCGAATGCGGGGCCGAACTGTCCCTGCACGACGACGTCGAGACCGGCGAGATCATCGACTGTGGCACCTGCGGCGGCGAGCTCGAAGTGGTCGCCACCGGCCCTGTCGAACTCGAAACCGCCCCCGAACTCGAGGAAGACTGGGGGGAGTAA
- the lysX gene encoding lysine biosynthesis protein LysX, with protein MKIGVLYSRIRQDEKLLLGELRERGHEVVKVDVRDQRFGLSEPPAALADVDIVVDRCLATSRSRYATQFLAAYGIPVINDPATADICADKAKNSLALAGAGVPTPRTEVAFTKESAMECIEEFGYPCVLKPVIGSWGRLMAKIDSRSAAEAILEHKATLGHYEHKVFYIQEFVEKPGRDIRVLATDGEPVAAMVRSSDHWLTNAAKGAETERFELDDEARDLVARASEAVGGGLLGVDLMETGDSYTVHEVNHTVEFKALDGVADVDVPEKVVDWLETKAKTTEPAEVPA; from the coding sequence GTGAAGATAGGCGTCCTCTACTCGCGTATCAGGCAGGACGAGAAGCTCCTGCTCGGCGAGCTCCGCGAGCGCGGCCACGAGGTCGTGAAAGTCGACGTGCGCGACCAGCGCTTCGGCCTCTCGGAGCCGCCGGCGGCGCTCGCCGACGTCGACATCGTCGTCGACCGCTGTCTGGCGACCAGCCGGAGCCGGTACGCGACGCAGTTCCTCGCGGCCTACGGGATCCCCGTGATCAACGATCCCGCGACCGCCGACATCTGTGCCGACAAGGCCAAGAACAGCCTCGCGCTCGCGGGGGCCGGGGTGCCCACCCCGCGCACGGAGGTCGCCTTCACCAAGGAGAGCGCGATGGAGTGTATCGAGGAGTTCGGCTATCCCTGCGTCCTCAAACCCGTCATCGGCTCGTGGGGTCGTCTGATGGCGAAGATCGACTCCAGAAGCGCCGCCGAGGCGATTCTGGAACACAAGGCCACCTTGGGCCACTACGAGCACAAGGTGTTCTACATCCAGGAGTTCGTCGAGAAGCCCGGCCGCGACATCCGCGTGCTGGCGACCGACGGCGAGCCCGTGGCGGCGATGGTGCGCTCCTCGGATCACTGGCTCACGAACGCGGCGAAGGGTGCCGAAACCGAGCGCTTCGAACTCGACGACGAGGCACGCGATCTCGTCGCCCGCGCGAGCGAGGCCGTCGGCGGCGGGTTGCTGGGTGTGGACCTGATGGAGACGGGCGATTCCTATACCGTCCACGAAGTGAACCATACTGTGGAGTTCAAGGCGCTCGACGGGGTCGCCGACGTCGACGTCCCCGAGAAAGTCGTCGACTGGCTCGAAACGAAAGCGAAGACCACGGAACCCGCCGAGGTCCCCGCATGA
- the argC gene encoding N-acetyl-gamma-glutamyl-phosphate reductase has protein sequence MSHTASVVGASGFTGGELLRLLTGHPEFEVAQATSREYANKTVGSVHPNLRELDVRFSEPTDLESVDVLFAATPHGVSMEHIDAFREAADTVVDLSADFRLDSEAEYDEWYDGHSRPELLEESVYALPERNRDELSDTSLIAAGGCNATATILGLAPLFDGRILDGSEQLVVDVKVGSSEGGAGNSKASSHAERSGVVRPYAPTGHRHEAEIQAEFGCETAFSAHAVDMTRGAAATCHVFPNEPVTTGDLWGAFRETYDDEPFVRLVAGGTGVYRYPEPKAVAGTNYAEVGFELDPSNERIVVFSAIDNMMKGSAGQAVHAANISCGFDETAGLDFQGLHPVGAP, from the coding sequence ATGAGCCACACGGCATCCGTCGTCGGCGCGAGCGGGTTCACCGGCGGCGAGCTGTTGCGTCTGCTCACCGGCCACCCGGAGTTCGAGGTCGCACAGGCGACCAGCCGCGAGTACGCGAACAAGACGGTCGGCAGTGTGCATCCCAATCTCCGGGAGCTCGACGTCCGCTTCAGCGAGCCGACCGATCTCGAGAGTGTCGACGTGCTGTTCGCCGCCACTCCTCATGGGGTTTCGATGGAGCATATCGACGCCTTTCGGGAAGCGGCCGACACGGTCGTCGATCTGAGCGCCGATTTCAGACTGGATAGCGAGGCCGAATACGACGAGTGGTACGACGGCCACAGCCGGCCCGAGCTCCTGGAGGAATCGGTGTACGCGCTCCCCGAGCGCAACCGCGACGAGCTGTCGGACACATCACTGATCGCGGCAGGTGGCTGCAACGCGACCGCCACCATCCTCGGGCTCGCGCCGCTGTTCGACGGCAGAATTTTGGACGGAAGCGAGCAACTGGTGGTGGACGTCAAGGTCGGCTCCTCGGAGGGCGGTGCCGGAAACTCGAAGGCGTCCTCGCACGCCGAGCGGTCGGGCGTCGTCAGACCGTACGCGCCGACGGGCCACCGCCACGAGGCCGAGATCCAGGCCGAATTCGGCTGCGAAACGGCGTTCTCGGCCCACGCGGTCGACATGACCCGTGGCGCAGCGGCGACCTGTCACGTCTTTCCGAACGAACCGGTGACGACCGGCGACCTCTGGGGTGCCTTCCGCGAGACCTACGACGACGAACCGTTCGTCAGGCTCGTGGCCGGCGGCACGGGAGTGTATCGCTACCCCGAGCCGAAGGCCGTCGCGGGCACCAACTACGCGGAGGTCGGGTTCGAACTCGATCCGAGCAACGAGCGCATCGTCGTCTTCTCGGCGATCGACAACATGATGAAAGGGTCGGCTGGCCAGGCCGTCCACGCGGCGAATATTTCCTGTGGGTTCGACGAAACCGCCGGGCTCGACTTTCAGGGGCTACACCCCGTGGGAGCTCCCTGA
- a CDS encoding acetylglutamate/acetylaminoadipate kinase — MTVVVKVGGARAVNPAGAVADVAALVDEGEECVVVHGGSTAVDETLRELGDEPEYVETPRGVVGRFTDKRTMEVFEMVLPGKLNTDLTAQLRADGVDALGLSGVDGGLLTGPRKSAVKVVEDGKTKIRRGEHSGKIESVNDELLESLLADGYTPVVTVPMVADDHTPVNADADRAAAAVAGALDATLVVLTDVPGVLDDPDDPATLIERAATPQELERVESVAEGFMGKKVMAAKEALGGGAASVVVADANAEEPIRSALDGGGTQLLPDVLGEVEA; from the coding sequence ATGACCGTCGTCGTGAAAGTCGGCGGCGCGCGAGCGGTGAACCCCGCGGGTGCGGTTGCGGACGTGGCGGCGCTCGTTGACGAGGGCGAAGAGTGCGTCGTCGTCCACGGTGGCTCGACGGCGGTCGACGAAACGCTCCGCGAGTTGGGCGACGAACCCGAATACGTCGAGACGCCCCGCGGCGTCGTCGGGCGGTTCACCGACAAGCGCACGATGGAGGTCTTCGAGATGGTCTTACCTGGGAAGTTGAACACCGATCTCACCGCGCAGTTGCGGGCGGACGGTGTGGACGCACTGGGACTGTCGGGCGTCGATGGCGGACTGCTGACCGGGCCGCGAAAGTCCGCGGTGAAGGTCGTCGAAGACGGCAAGACGAAGATCCGCCGCGGCGAGCACTCAGGGAAGATCGAGTCGGTCAACGACGAGCTGCTCGAATCGCTGCTCGCGGACGGCTACACGCCGGTCGTAACGGTGCCGATGGTGGCCGACGACCATACACCTGTGAACGCCGACGCCGACCGCGCGGCCGCGGCGGTCGCCGGCGCGCTCGACGCGACTCTGGTGGTGTTGACCGACGTTCCGGGCGTGCTCGACGATCCGGACGACCCGGCAACGCTCATCGAACGGGCGGCGACGCCCCAAGAGCTCGAACGGGTCGAGTCGGTCGCCGAGGGGTTCATGGGAAAGAAGGTGATGGCCGCGAAGGAGGCGCTCGGCGGCGGTGCGGCATCGGTCGTCGTCGCCGACGCCAATGCCGAGGAGCCCATTCGATCGGCGCTCGACGGCGGCGGGACGCAGCTCCTGCCCGACGTGCTCGGGGAGGTCGAGGCATGA
- a CDS encoding aspartate aminotransferase family protein, with protein sequence MSGFVHAEKPIRLERGEGVHLYGENDDEYLDCGASYACAPLGHTHPAVTEAIREQLERLTFVQASYPVAARERANAALEAAAPEGLENVWLCNSGTEANEAALKFARSATGGSKIVATMQGFHGRTMGALATTWKNEYRDPYEPLIGDVEFVPYGDSEALADAVDDETAALILEPVQGEGGINRPPEGYLAAAREQTEQTDAALILDEVQTGMGRTGELWACKHEGVVPDVLTTAKGLANGLPAGAALCADWIAESHGSHNSTFSGGPVVSAAIDATLSTLVEEEMPAHAGDVGDYLETELRAAVGDDVREIRGMGLMVGIEVKRGANRLLRDLALDHSILALPAGRSVVRLLPPLVMDEEDADRVVEALAAVLGGES encoded by the coding sequence ATGAGCGGCTTCGTCCACGCCGAGAAGCCGATCCGGCTCGAACGCGGCGAAGGCGTCCACCTCTACGGCGAGAACGACGACGAGTATCTCGACTGCGGGGCGAGCTACGCCTGCGCGCCGCTCGGCCACACCCATCCGGCAGTAACCGAGGCGATCCGCGAGCAGCTGGAACGGCTGACGTTCGTCCAGGCCTCCTATCCCGTCGCGGCGCGCGAACGGGCGAACGCGGCGCTCGAAGCCGCCGCGCCGGAGGGGCTGGAGAACGTCTGGCTCTGCAATTCGGGTACCGAAGCGAACGAAGCAGCCCTGAAATTCGCCCGGAGCGCCACGGGTGGTTCGAAGATCGTCGCCACGATGCAGGGCTTTCACGGCCGGACGATGGGCGCGCTCGCGACAACCTGGAAGAACGAGTATCGCGACCCCTACGAGCCGCTGATCGGCGACGTCGAGTTCGTCCCCTACGGGGACAGCGAGGCGCTCGCGGATGCGGTCGACGACGAGACGGCCGCGCTGATCCTCGAACCTGTCCAGGGCGAGGGTGGCATCAATCGCCCGCCCGAGGGCTATCTCGCGGCGGCGCGCGAACAGACCGAGCAGACGGACGCAGCCCTGATCCTCGACGAAGTGCAGACCGGGATGGGGCGCACGGGCGAGCTATGGGCCTGCAAGCACGAGGGCGTCGTTCCTGACGTGCTCACGACGGCGAAGGGGCTGGCAAACGGCCTGCCTGCCGGCGCGGCGCTCTGTGCCGACTGGATCGCCGAGAGCCACGGCTCGCACAACTCGACCTTCAGTGGAGGGCCCGTCGTGAGCGCCGCTATCGACGCGACCCTCTCGACGCTGGTCGAGGAGGAGATGCCCGCTCACGCCGGGGACGTGGGCGACTATCTCGAAACCGAACTCCGGGCCGCGGTCGGCGACGACGTCCGCGAGATCCGGGGCATGGGGCTGATGGTCGGTATCGAGGTCAAGCGTGGAGCCAACCGGCTCCTCCGCGATCTCGCACTCGATCACTCGATTCTGGCGCTACCGGCCGGCCGGTCGGTCGTCAGGCTGCTCCCGCCGCTGGTGATGGACGAAGAAGACGCCGATCGGGTGGTCGAGGCGCTCGCAGCCGTCCTCGGAGGGGAGTCGTGA